One Terriglobales bacterium DNA segment encodes these proteins:
- a CDS encoding DUF1287 domain-containing protein, whose product MRRDRSNGFDYVVDQRPRASDRYMIVHNIGEAPKMEDVLFNWKITGHYRYYGP is encoded by the coding sequence TTGCGAAGAGACAGATCGAATGGCTTTGACTATGTGGTCGATCAACGACCGCGCGCGAGCGATCGCTACATGATTGTCCACAACATCGGCGAAGCCCCAAAAATGGAAGATGTCCTGTTCAACTGGAAGATCACCGGCCACTACCGCTACTACGGGCCATGA
- a CDS encoding PilZ domain-containing protein: MSQLSTQVRPIGLGAAPERRRQPRVQLSLLARVSRSTSESDSRLAYMRDANIRGAFFYCDLQVAVGETLHVRLAPTHAAALDVNCEATVVRVEKADITDLVGVAVEFHRFEVENPARVSEDATNSLINWTAEKFDRLFARRLELEKCAFRIQGAA; this comes from the coding sequence ATGTCGCAGCTTAGTACACAGGTTAGGCCAATCGGCTTGGGCGCTGCACCAGAACGACGCAGACAGCCTCGGGTGCAACTTTCGCTGCTTGCTCGCGTCTCCCGCTCGACTTCTGAAAGTGACTCCCGGTTGGCGTACATGCGAGATGCCAACATTCGCGGCGCATTTTTTTATTGCGATCTGCAAGTCGCTGTTGGGGAGACGCTACACGTGCGTTTGGCGCCCACTCATGCGGCGGCACTCGATGTGAACTGCGAGGCGACCGTGGTGCGAGTCGAGAAAGCAGATATCACCGATTTGGTGGGGGTGGCCGTCGAATTTCACCGCTTCGAAGTTGAGAATCCTGCGCGTGTGTCCGAGGATGCAACGAACTCGTTGATCAACTGGACGGCGGAGAAGTTTGATCGGCTGTTTGCGCGCAGGCTGGAGCTGGAAAAGTGCGCGTTCCGCATTCAGGGCGCTGCCTAG
- a CDS encoding sulfatase-like hydrolase/transferase, with protein sequence MSPISRRQFLAAAAVAPAALLSGTRSDQAARRKPNIVFIVADDLGYADLSCYGRPDFETPNLDRLAKEGMRFLQAYANSPVCTASRTAIITGRYQYRLAVGLQEPLGSAAQKVGLPPEHPTLPSLLKKAGYNTALVGKWHLGWLPDYSPLRSGYDHFWGFRGGALDYFTHKDGTGNAADEDLWDDDAKIHQVGYLTDLLGDKAIELIKTYVQQPAPLFLSLHFNAPHWPWEAPGDEVEARRIKSLYHLDGGSQKTYAGMVRQMDLQIGRVMDALGAIKIASNTIVIFTSDNGGERFAETWPFTGKKTELLEGGLRIPAIVRWPDRVPAGKTSQQVAIGMDWLPTLLAAAGSEPDPKYPTDGMSLLPTLTTDATPVPRTLFWRYRANQQRAIREGDMKWLKIAGNTFLFNVVDDPLERANLKDRQPDLYQRLVAQYDAWNATMLAEDPKAISASFDGKALADHFGNQGSRPED encoded by the coding sequence ATGAGCCCAATCTCGCGACGACAGTTTCTCGCGGCTGCGGCAGTTGCCCCGGCGGCTTTGCTTTCCGGGACACGGTCGGATCAAGCCGCCAGACGAAAGCCGAACATTGTTTTCATCGTTGCCGACGATCTCGGTTACGCCGACCTTTCCTGTTACGGCAGGCCCGACTTCGAAACTCCAAATCTGGATCGTCTCGCAAAAGAGGGAATGAGGTTTTTGCAGGCGTATGCCAACTCGCCCGTATGTACGGCGAGCCGCACCGCGATCATCACCGGTCGCTATCAATACCGCTTGGCGGTTGGACTTCAGGAGCCGCTCGGCAGCGCCGCGCAAAAAGTAGGATTGCCGCCTGAGCATCCGACATTGCCGTCTCTTTTGAAAAAAGCGGGATATAACACTGCGCTGGTGGGAAAGTGGCACCTCGGATGGCTTCCCGACTACAGCCCGCTAAGAAGCGGCTACGATCACTTTTGGGGATTTCGCGGCGGCGCGCTCGATTATTTCACCCACAAAGATGGGACGGGAAATGCTGCCGACGAAGATCTCTGGGATGACGACGCCAAGATCCATCAAGTTGGGTATTTGACGGACCTATTGGGCGACAAAGCTATAGAGCTTATCAAGACCTACGTACAACAGCCTGCCCCACTCTTCCTAAGTTTGCACTTCAATGCTCCGCACTGGCCCTGGGAGGCGCCAGGTGATGAAGTTGAAGCGCGACGAATCAAGTCGCTGTATCACCTCGATGGTGGTTCGCAAAAAACCTATGCCGGAATGGTCCGGCAGATGGATCTGCAAATCGGACGTGTGATGGACGCACTCGGCGCCATAAAAATTGCTTCGAACACGATTGTGATTTTCACCAGCGACAACGGTGGTGAGCGCTTCGCTGAGACCTGGCCATTCACAGGCAAGAAGACCGAACTGCTCGAAGGTGGATTGAGAATTCCAGCGATCGTTCGCTGGCCAGATCGCGTCCCCGCCGGCAAGACATCTCAGCAGGTAGCAATCGGTATGGACTGGTTGCCCACGCTGCTGGCCGCCGCTGGAAGTGAGCCCGATCCAAAATATCCGACCGACGGCATGAGCCTGCTCCCAACGCTGACCACAGATGCCACTCCCGTTCCCCGTACTCTCTTCTGGCGTTACAGGGCCAATCAGCAGCGTGCCATTCGCGAGGGCGATATGAAGTGGCTGAAAATCGCCGGTAACACTTTTCTCTTCAATGTTGTCGACGATCCGCTCGAACGCGCGAACCTGAAGGATCGCCAACCAGATCTCTATCAGAGATTGGTCGCTCAGTACGATGCGTGGAATGCCACCATGCTGGCGGAAGATCCGAAAGCAATTTCCGCAAGCTTCGATGGAAAGGCCCTCGCTGACCATTTTGGGAATCAGGGGAGCAGACCGGAGGACTGA
- a CDS encoding energy transducer TonB, which translates to MRVLAKLRRGVVEIAAGDDCRYADPSFLQRAYLLWTFRNFRRLSVRILNQRQRRILERLSDTARTDEGKGIDPAVVIGRAEFPALHARKPPSPVIVPYQQTVETQPAVGVSHMSPRRVSSIAKLPRAIARHAAETIAISASRRTRSHARYSLVLTLALVSLVIISGAVAQRLWINHGKQSPSISAPSTQPVAPEQASTVTGSQPIVVTTPILTPETLPKKPVTLAALQVSPQAASTVSKKLEAITPTPQPVRADGAVSDAKPGPQSSRLRVFLAPRRVIYPSLPSSGISTDQKKDILVKALVSMNGTVDDVQVPGQTLSLASAISQTVKQWRYQPYLLNGQPVEVETHMIFTVLGPDAITVRFLPAEESQVLTRNSGADR; encoded by the coding sequence GTGAGAGTGTTGGCGAAGCTGCGCCGTGGTGTCGTTGAGATCGCCGCCGGCGACGACTGCCGCTATGCGGATCCGTCATTCTTGCAGCGCGCCTACCTGCTTTGGACCTTCCGCAACTTTCGCCGTCTTTCCGTGCGCATACTGAACCAACGGCAGCGCCGGATCCTGGAGAGGCTGTCGGATACAGCGCGCACCGACGAAGGTAAAGGAATTGATCCAGCAGTAGTGATTGGAAGAGCGGAGTTCCCTGCCTTGCACGCGCGCAAGCCGCCCAGCCCGGTGATCGTCCCATACCAACAAACGGTAGAGACGCAGCCTGCGGTGGGCGTCTCGCATATGTCGCCAAGAAGGGTGAGTTCGATAGCGAAGCTTCCGCGTGCCATCGCTCGACACGCCGCCGAAACCATCGCCATCTCCGCCAGCCGGCGAACCCGAAGCCACGCCAGATATTCCCTGGTGCTGACTCTGGCCTTAGTGTCCCTCGTCATAATTAGCGGCGCGGTAGCGCAGCGCCTGTGGATCAATCACGGCAAACAGTCTCCTTCCATCAGCGCGCCTTCGACGCAGCCCGTCGCGCCGGAGCAGGCTAGTACCGTGACAGGAAGTCAGCCGATTGTGGTGACTACACCAATACTTACACCAGAGACTCTTCCTAAGAAACCAGTCACTCTCGCAGCGCTGCAAGTCTCTCCACAAGCGGCCTCCACGGTTTCAAAGAAACTTGAAGCTATCACTCCTACTCCCCAGCCCGTGAGGGCGGATGGAGCGGTGTCAGATGCCAAACCTGGCCCCCAGAGCTCCCGCCTCCGCGTTTTTCTCGCTCCGCGCCGTGTCATCTACCCTTCTCTTCCCAGTTCAGGAATCTCCACTGACCAGAAGAAAGACATCCTGGTGAAGGCGCTAGTCAGCATGAATGGCACAGTTGATGATGTGCAGGTTCCCGGACAGACTCTGAGTTTGGCGAGTGCGATTTCACAGACCGTCAAGCAATGGCGTTACCAGCCGTATTTGCTGAACGGGCAGCCGGTGGAGGTCGAGACCCACATGATATTTACGGTATTAGGACCCGACGCAATCACCGTCCGCTTCCTGCCCGCGGAGGAGAGTCAGGTACTGACCAGAAACAGCGGAGCCGACCGCTGA
- a CDS encoding LysR substrate-binding domain-containing protein, with amino-acid sequence MSLEDRELRSFLVLAEQLHFGRSANLLHISQPALSKQIKGLEEKVGGPLLVRNRRDVRLTPAGSLLYGEGRRVLRDLDSLFEAARAAVRGEAGKLRIAVGIATVHSLVPPALRKFREAHPRVEIQIGDMSTPGQIDALLAGEVDVGFLRLPIRHPQLVVKKVLKEQLTIAVSSSFRGMLTLERIRHQPFIMIGREVSTTYYDHCIRLCGSAGFSPRIVQEARDTFTLLNLVRAGMGVSLVPRSAKEMHVTGVRFGEIRSREAEWDVGVAWHRLHESALVRNFVQICLEST; translated from the coding sequence ATGAGCCTCGAAGATCGAGAACTCCGGTCTTTTCTGGTGTTAGCTGAACAGTTGCACTTTGGCCGCTCCGCGAATCTCCTGCACATCTCGCAGCCGGCGCTGAGCAAGCAGATCAAAGGTTTGGAAGAGAAAGTCGGTGGTCCTCTGCTCGTGCGCAATCGCCGCGACGTTCGTCTCACCCCCGCCGGATCGCTGCTCTACGGCGAAGGTCGCCGTGTTCTCCGCGACCTGGACTCGCTATTTGAAGCCGCCCGGGCCGCAGTTCGTGGTGAGGCGGGAAAGCTCCGGATCGCGGTTGGCATCGCGACCGTTCATAGCCTCGTGCCGCCTGCTCTGAGGAAATTTCGCGAAGCGCATCCGCGAGTCGAGATCCAGATAGGCGACATGTCCACGCCTGGACAAATCGATGCGCTGCTCGCGGGCGAAGTAGACGTGGGATTTCTTCGCCTCCCCATTCGTCACCCTCAGCTGGTGGTGAAGAAGGTTCTCAAGGAGCAATTGACGATCGCCGTCTCCAGCAGTTTCCGCGGCATGCTTACGCTGGAGAGGATTCGCCACCAGCCCTTCATCATGATCGGCCGTGAAGTATCGACCACCTACTACGATCACTGCATTCGGCTATGCGGAAGCGCAGGCTTCAGCCCGCGCATCGTGCAGGAAGCGCGCGATACGTTCACACTCCTCAACCTGGTGCGAGCCGGAATGGGCGTCTCTCTAGTGCCGCGCTCAGCAAAGGAAATGCACGTGACCGGCGTGAGGTTCGGCGAAATTCGCAGCCGCGAAGCTGAATGGGACGTAGGCGTCGCTTGGCACAGACTGCACGAATCCGCTCTGGTAAGGAACTTTGTTCAGATATGTCTCGAGAGCACCTGA
- a CDS encoding SemiSWEET family transporter, whose translation MSVTGVIGFIGTVAALCTTGAFVPQILKIRKQGGKDVSVSMLVVYLVGVLLWLIYGLMFHARAVIWANVVATILVSIALVLKLTWRENAANHRWSGRRLRIAVDMDEVIADALTRHLSLYNGATGENLTPELIREVGLEAAVPPKHRAVFEGLPHEDGFFDNLEVIPNSQRSLQMLSSEFDIFITTAAMEVPRSFDAKFRWLREHFPFIPTSNIVFCGDKEIIDADYLIDDRSRHFARFRGTGILFTAPHNAREGARLRANDWDEVLGMLMKKPAALGIQHSAQININTEEQELAVSN comes from the coding sequence ATGAGCGTTACGGGCGTCATTGGATTTATCGGCACAGTTGCAGCGTTGTGCACAACAGGAGCGTTCGTTCCACAAATCCTGAAGATCAGGAAGCAAGGCGGGAAGGACGTCTCAGTCTCGATGCTCGTCGTGTATCTGGTTGGCGTGCTGTTATGGCTGATCTACGGGCTGATGTTTCACGCCCGCGCTGTAATTTGGGCAAACGTAGTCGCGACGATTTTGGTAAGCATTGCGCTAGTTCTCAAACTTACGTGGAGAGAGAACGCGGCTAACCATCGTTGGAGCGGCCGTCGTTTGCGAATTGCCGTGGATATGGATGAGGTAATAGCCGACGCCCTGACACGACACCTCAGCCTCTATAACGGCGCGACAGGCGAGAACCTCACTCCCGAGTTGATTCGGGAGGTGGGACTGGAAGCGGCGGTACCGCCGAAACATCGCGCCGTTTTTGAGGGTCTACCGCACGAGGATGGATTTTTCGACAATCTCGAGGTCATCCCGAACAGCCAACGCTCTCTCCAGATGTTGTCGTCAGAGTTCGATATTTTTATTACTACCGCAGCTATGGAAGTGCCGCGATCTTTTGACGCGAAGTTCCGCTGGCTGCGCGAGCATTTTCCATTTATTCCCACGAGCAACATCGTGTTCTGCGGCGACAAGGAGATCATTGACGCCGATTACCTCATCGATGACCGCTCGCGTCATTTCGCCCGCTTCCGCGGAACCGGAATTCTTTTCACCGCTCCTCATAATGCCCGGGAAGGTGCCAGGCTTCGTGCCAACGATTGGGATGAGGTGTTGGGGATGTTGATGAAGAAGCCCGCAGCACTCGGCATTCAGCACTCGGCCCAAATCAACATCAATACCGAAGAACAGGAGCTGGCGGTCAGCAATTAG
- a CDS encoding TetR/AcrR family transcriptional regulator translates to MSKGDETRQRIVKEAAALFNKQGFAGSSMADLMEATGLEKGGIYRHFSSKDEVAAEAFDYAWQAATDARMHDLDSVPNSVERLKRFVTNFVERRSPVPGGCPLLNTAVEADDGSPLMRERALQALRQWQSRLSTIAAAGIKKGEIRKSTSPKKVATLIISSLEGALMISRLERNHHALGEVQAHLNDYLETEVRARKSR, encoded by the coding sequence ATGTCTAAGGGCGACGAAACCAGGCAAAGAATCGTTAAGGAGGCGGCAGCTTTGTTTAACAAGCAGGGTTTTGCCGGCAGCTCAATGGCCGATTTGATGGAGGCCACCGGCCTGGAAAAGGGTGGGATTTATCGCCACTTCTCGAGCAAGGACGAGGTGGCTGCCGAGGCCTTCGATTATGCCTGGCAGGCTGCTACTGATGCCCGGATGCATGACCTGGACTCGGTTCCCAACAGCGTCGAGCGGCTGAAGCGGTTCGTAACGAACTTTGTCGAGCGGCGTTCCCCCGTACCCGGAGGGTGTCCACTACTGAACACCGCGGTCGAAGCCGACGACGGCAGTCCGTTGATGCGGGAACGCGCGCTCCAGGCCCTGCGTCAATGGCAAAGCCGATTAAGTACGATCGCTGCGGCCGGCATTAAGAAGGGCGAGATTCGAAAAAGCACGTCGCCGAAGAAAGTGGCGACTCTCATCATCTCTTCACTAGAGGGAGCGCTTATGATTAGCCGGCTCGAACGCAACCATCATGCGCTTGGCGAAGTTCAAGCTCATCTCAACGATTACTTGGAAACCGAAGTGCGAGCCCGCAAATCGCGTTGA
- a CDS encoding DHA2 family efflux MFS transporter permease subunit gives MAAPAAQISFETIPPPQQRTVNPWIIAITVTLATFMELLDTAIANVSLPHIAGGLATSYDESTWVLTSYLVSNAVVLPLSAWLSRVFGRKNYYMACVAMFTVSSLMCGLAPSLGLLIFFRVLQGIGGGGLAPVEQAILVDTFPASKRAAAFALYSMAIVTAPAIGPPLGGWITDSFSWRWVFFINVPIGIVSLLLSSRIISDPPEFKREVEAARKAGKLKIDYVGISLIAIGFAFLEVVLDRGQREDWFESRFIVTFFTIAIAALVFAIFWELRHPDPVVEISLLKERNFAIANIYYFLFGFVLFGSTVLIPQMLQSLYGYTATDAGLVLGPGAMVIVIMAPVVVKLVERIPVSWLIGLGFTILGGAMWYYASFNLATDYAHESLARIVQGFGIALLFVPTSQLAYSYLPKSKNNKASSLTNLFRNQGGSFGIAFVTTILERRTQFHRTVIASHVTSSDLSLKATLSGLTSQLMQHGLSAADAASHALAQVEALIQRQAAIYAFLDCFWLLGVVAFCGPVLALFIRKFRQGGGGATH, from the coding sequence ATGGCCGCTCCCGCAGCGCAAATCAGTTTCGAAACGATTCCGCCTCCGCAGCAACGCACCGTAAATCCCTGGATCATCGCGATTACCGTGACGTTGGCTACGTTCATGGAGTTGCTCGACACTGCGATCGCCAACGTGTCGTTGCCGCACATCGCCGGCGGACTTGCCACCAGCTATGACGAAAGCACGTGGGTCCTCACCAGCTATCTCGTATCCAATGCGGTTGTATTACCGCTTAGTGCCTGGTTGAGCCGCGTGTTTGGCCGCAAGAACTACTACATGGCTTGCGTGGCGATGTTTACGGTGAGTTCGCTGATGTGCGGCCTGGCGCCGAGTTTGGGATTGCTGATCTTCTTCAGAGTTCTGCAGGGAATCGGCGGCGGCGGGCTCGCGCCGGTTGAGCAGGCGATTCTCGTGGATACCTTCCCCGCTAGCAAGCGCGCCGCAGCGTTTGCCCTCTACAGCATGGCAATTGTCACTGCGCCGGCAATCGGTCCTCCCCTGGGAGGCTGGATCACCGACAGCTTTTCGTGGCGCTGGGTGTTCTTCATCAACGTTCCGATTGGAATCGTGTCGCTGCTTCTCAGCAGCCGCATCATTTCTGATCCACCGGAGTTCAAGCGGGAAGTCGAGGCCGCGCGAAAAGCCGGCAAGCTGAAAATCGATTACGTCGGGATTTCACTCATTGCCATCGGATTTGCGTTCCTCGAGGTGGTCCTCGATCGCGGCCAGAGAGAAGATTGGTTTGAAAGCCGTTTCATCGTGACATTCTTCACCATAGCGATTGCTGCGCTGGTCTTCGCCATCTTCTGGGAGTTGCGTCATCCAGATCCGGTCGTCGAAATCAGTTTGCTCAAAGAGCGCAATTTCGCGATCGCCAACATCTACTACTTTCTCTTTGGATTTGTCCTTTTCGGCTCGACCGTACTCATCCCGCAGATGCTGCAGTCTCTCTACGGATACACCGCCACCGATGCTGGATTGGTACTCGGGCCGGGAGCAATGGTGATCGTGATCATGGCTCCGGTAGTGGTTAAGCTCGTCGAGCGTATCCCTGTTTCCTGGCTGATCGGTTTGGGATTCACGATCCTCGGCGGCGCCATGTGGTACTACGCGAGCTTCAATCTCGCGACCGATTACGCGCATGAATCACTGGCTCGGATAGTCCAGGGATTCGGCATAGCGCTGCTATTTGTACCGACCAGCCAGTTGGCATATTCGTACTTGCCCAAGAGCAAGAACAATAAGGCGTCAAGTTTGACCAACCTGTTTCGCAATCAGGGCGGCAGCTTCGGCATTGCCTTTGTGACGACCATTCTGGAACGGCGGACTCAGTTTCATCGCACTGTCATCGCGTCGCACGTCACCAGTTCGGACCTCAGCCTGAAGGCCACTCTCAGCGGTCTTACGAGCCAGCTCATGCAGCACGGCCTCTCTGCCGCCGACGCCGCATCGCACGCTCTCGCTCAGGTGGAGGCGTTGATCCAACGTCAGGCTGCAATCTATGCGTTTCTTGATTGCTTCTGGCTGCTCGGCGTCGTCGCATTTTGCGGGCCTGTGCTGGCTCTCTTCATCCGCAAGTTTAGACAGGGTGGGGGTGGGGCGACCCATTAA
- a CDS encoding DUF177 domain-containing protein — protein MFISLQELEVREVEFSQQLAPGTVDLLPDLRQSGVLKTKGRAELLAEHRGGKNIVKDIRVLGDFSTEVEARCARCVEPVPTKVGGDFDLLYRPLGVDAGKDERSISEAETEIGYYSGNGIELEDVLREQVLLALPAKIVCRESCRGLCPRCGKNLNVESCDCEEQSPDPRWAALADLKNKLK, from the coding sequence ATGTTCATCAGTCTTCAAGAGCTGGAAGTAAGAGAAGTCGAGTTCTCTCAGCAACTTGCACCGGGAACGGTCGATTTGCTGCCGGACCTTCGGCAATCTGGTGTCCTCAAAACCAAGGGGCGGGCGGAGCTGCTGGCTGAGCATCGCGGCGGCAAGAATATCGTCAAGGACATCCGCGTTCTGGGCGATTTTTCGACCGAGGTTGAGGCTCGCTGCGCGCGTTGTGTCGAACCGGTTCCGACCAAAGTTGGAGGCGACTTCGATCTGCTCTATCGCCCGCTGGGAGTCGATGCTGGCAAGGACGAGCGCTCCATCTCTGAGGCTGAGACCGAGATCGGGTACTACTCAGGCAACGGCATTGAGCTCGAAGACGTTCTGCGCGAGCAGGTTCTTCTGGCACTACCGGCGAAGATCGTTTGCCGCGAGAGCTGCCGCGGGCTCTGTCCCAGATGCGGAAAGAATTTGAATGTCGAGTCATGCGACTGCGAAGAACAGTCGCCTGATCCGCGGTGGGCCGCGCTGGCCGACCTCAAGAACAAGTTGAAATAA
- the rpmF gene encoding 50S ribosomal protein L32, whose amino-acid sequence MPNPKRRHSKARTGRRRAHDFLTPHSLSECPNCHEKKMPHRACPKCGHYKGREVLDTEKAS is encoded by the coding sequence ATGCCTAATCCAAAACGGCGGCACTCCAAAGCTCGTACCGGACGTCGCCGCGCTCACGACTTTCTCACACCGCACTCACTCTCAGAGTGTCCCAACTGTCACGAGAAGAAGATGCCGCACCGTGCGTGTCCCAAATGTGGACACTACAAGGGCCGCGAGGTTCTCGACACCGAAAAGGCCAGCTAG
- the plsX gene encoding phosphate acyltransferase PlsX, whose product MPTIIAVDAMGSDRAPKPEVEGAILACRHYDVQVLLVGREAEIREELKREIEKHPTVKNLPIDVVHATEVIGMGEKAATAVRSKRDSSMRVGLRLVREGRAAGFVTAGNTGAAMATAKMVLGALPGVDRPALAAVFPTSAGKAAILLDVGANVDCKPHNLEQFAVMGEIYSRSIFGTHRPRVGLLSIGEEEGKGNDLTREAYGLLRQLPLNFAGNVEGRDLYNGTVDVIVCDGFIGNVALKVSEGLVSTVRFLLKESLKSTISSQVGFLLSRRAFEDFKKRLDYAEYGGAPLLGIKGICIVGHGSSNSNALKNAIRVAAQSAETKINDKIEKGLSSQRPRREPLPSQPLGAGSAPV is encoded by the coding sequence ATGCCAACCATAATCGCAGTCGATGCGATGGGCTCCGACCGGGCTCCCAAGCCCGAAGTGGAAGGGGCGATTCTCGCCTGTCGTCATTACGACGTTCAAGTGCTCCTCGTCGGCCGCGAAGCCGAGATTCGCGAAGAGCTCAAGCGCGAGATCGAGAAGCATCCCACCGTCAAGAATTTGCCGATCGATGTAGTTCACGCCACGGAAGTGATCGGCATGGGTGAGAAGGCGGCCACAGCTGTGCGCAGCAAGCGTGATTCTTCCATGCGGGTGGGACTGCGACTGGTGCGCGAAGGGCGCGCCGCGGGATTCGTTACCGCCGGCAACACCGGGGCCGCGATGGCTACAGCCAAGATGGTGCTCGGAGCTCTGCCTGGCGTTGATCGTCCGGCGCTCGCCGCGGTGTTTCCCACCTCGGCAGGCAAAGCCGCCATCCTTCTCGATGTCGGCGCCAATGTCGATTGCAAGCCACATAACCTCGAGCAATTCGCGGTCATGGGCGAAATCTACTCGCGCAGTATCTTTGGCACACACCGGCCCAGAGTGGGACTGCTTTCCATCGGCGAAGAGGAAGGTAAAGGCAACGACCTTACGCGCGAAGCTTATGGACTCCTGCGGCAGCTGCCGCTGAACTTCGCCGGCAATGTGGAAGGACGCGACCTCTATAACGGCACAGTCGATGTCATCGTCTGCGACGGATTCATCGGCAACGTGGCGTTGAAGGTCTCGGAAGGCCTGGTCTCAACCGTGCGCTTTCTGTTGAAAGAATCGCTGAAATCGACAATCAGCTCCCAGGTTGGTTTCCTGCTCTCCCGCCGCGCCTTCGAAGATTTCAAGAAGCGCCTGGACTACGCCGAATATGGCGGCGCTCCTCTTTTGGGAATCAAGGGTATCTGCATCGTTGGACACGGGTCATCGAATTCCAACGCGTTGAAGAACGCCATCCGCGTAGCCGCACAATCCGCGGAAACGAAGATCAACGACAAGATCGAAAAAGGCCTGAGCTCGCAGCGTCCCCGTCGCGAGCCCCTCCCGAGTCAGCCATTGGGAGCCGGCAGCGCTCCCGTTTAA
- a CDS encoding ornithine cyclodeaminase family protein: protein MFTCTDAELEALLDPAQVIAAIRAAFAGGFEKVSMPQRLHLETETGTLLIMPCATADDDVFGLKIVSVSRKSRPEGRVRASYMLLDAKTSRTIAVLEANYLTDLRTAATTVIASEILVRPDAVTLGVFGTGRQAEAHLTMLSLLRRFRRILVSGTSATKTDAFAQRMQEQCGCDIEATDAETCAASSDVICTCTSSAQPLFRGDLIRPGTHLNLIGTFQAHAREVDSVLIRSARVFVDTYEAALAEAGDILLPLRAAEIGREHVLGDLHELVTGEKLGRASSEDITVFKSVGCALEDLVTAKLALRAIESRAEATEESATS from the coding sequence ATGTTCACTTGCACTGACGCGGAACTCGAAGCCCTGCTGGATCCGGCGCAGGTGATCGCCGCAATCCGTGCAGCATTTGCCGGCGGCTTCGAGAAAGTCAGCATGCCTCAGCGCTTACATCTAGAGACGGAGACGGGCACGCTGCTCATCATGCCGTGTGCCACTGCGGACGACGATGTCTTTGGGCTCAAGATTGTTAGCGTAAGTCGTAAATCTCGTCCGGAAGGGCGTGTGAGAGCTTCCTACATGCTGCTCGACGCGAAGACGAGCAGGACCATCGCCGTTCTCGAGGCAAACTATTTGACTGACCTCAGGACGGCAGCAACCACCGTGATTGCTAGCGAAATACTTGTGCGACCGGATGCGGTCACACTTGGCGTCTTCGGCACCGGACGCCAGGCTGAGGCACACCTGACGATGCTGTCGCTTTTGAGAAGGTTCCGGCGAATCCTGGTATCTGGAACAAGCGCGACAAAGACGGATGCTTTCGCGCAACGCATGCAGGAGCAATGCGGATGCGACATTGAAGCTACGGATGCCGAAACCTGTGCAGCCAGCTCAGATGTAATTTGCACTTGCACCAGTTCGGCTCAGCCGTTGTTTCGTGGAGACCTCATTCGACCGGGCACGCATTTGAACTTAATAGGAACATTTCAGGCTCACGCACGCGAAGTCGATTCTGTCCTCATCCGGAGCGCACGCGTTTTCGTCGACACGTATGAGGCAGCCTTGGCCGAGGCGGGAGACATCCTCCTGCCGCTGCGCGCCGCAGAGATTGGGCGCGAGCACGTGTTGGGTGATCTGCATGAACTAGTAACCGGTGAGAAGCTTGGCCGCGCCAGCTCCGAAGACATAACGGTCTTCAAGAGTGTTGGTTGTGCTCTGGAGGATCTGGTCACCGCTAAGCTCGCTTTGCGAGCAATCGAGAGCCGCGCTGAGGCGACTGAAGAGAGCGCGACTTCATGA